A stretch of the Porites lutea chromosome 12, jaPorLute2.1, whole genome shotgun sequence genome encodes the following:
- the LOC140953732 gene encoding integrase/recombinase xerD homolog, whose translation MHVAVYLQYVLESTRSSSSVDTAFYSIKWAHESAGLVSPTDNPLVNRVREAANRILGAKRCHRKEPLSIEIIKDIISAADLSNTLQLRNICLYVLCYAGFFRSKEVTSIRRNHITFHDGYMTIKVEKSKTDQLRQGDEVIIAQSGGSACPVSILRDYLSRLNIDPHSDELIFRQLVKTKSFYKMVNKDKPISYTTFRDHLSKSLRSVVPDPSVYGTHSFRSGGATKAANSGVGERVFQRHGRWKSVSAKDGYVKDNITSRISVSKSLGL comes from the coding sequence ATGCATGTAGCTGTTTATTTACAATATGTTTTAGAATCTACAAGATCGAGCAGTTCTGTGGACACTGCGTTTTACAGTATTAAGTGGGCACACGAATCAGCTGGTCTTGTATCCCCTACAGATAACCCTTTAGTTAATAGGGTGCGGGAGGCTGCTAATAGAATTTTAGGAGCTAAGAGGTGTCATAGGAAAGAACCTTTGTCTATTGAAATCATCAAAGATATTATCTCTGCCGCTGATTTATCCAATACTCTTCAGCTGAGGAATATTTGTCTTTATGTTCTTTGTTATGCGGGGTTTTTTAGATCGAAGGAGGTCACCAGTATTAGACGAAATCATATTACGTTTCATGATGGCTATATGACAATTAAGGTCGAAAAGAGTAAAACTGATCAGCTTAGGCAGGGCGATGAGGTTATTATCGCACAATCAGGTGGTAGTGCTTGTCCAGTTTCCATTCTTCGAGACTATTTAAGCAGGTTAAACATCGATCCTCATTCGGATGAGTTAATTTTCAGACAGTTGGTCAAAACCAAGTCATTCTATAAGATGGTTAACAAAGATAAACCTATTAGTTACACTACTTTCAGGGATCATTTGTCGAAGAGTTTACGCTCTGTGGTGCCTGATCCCTCTGTTTATGGCACTCATTCATTTAGGTCAGGGGGAGCTACCAAGGCTGCCAACAGCGGCGTGGGCGAGCGAGTTTTTCAGAGGCACGGGCGGTGGAAGAGCGTTTCGGCCAAGGATGGCTATGTCAAAGACAATATCACTTCTAGGATTTCGGTCTCTAAGTCTTTAGGACTTTAG
- the LOC140954080 gene encoding uncharacterized protein has translation MDARAKTTAKKTKSMKPMTWSTVHDEMLCREILVVDPFTGTKKGTVARGTRWEEVAENLNKIQQIYFKVDKRAVRDRYNLLSKELRNKLKREEKESGIETDMTEVEMALEELIEKEDAAETEQKFVENQKKVKDSQDRENAESVRKKAMERLGQTQKRKADEGENEGKKKKKRSSGSDTLNFLREKNEQVQEMQKQELELKRQQLEVESRKQENFMQMMLNQQQQQQRQMQDFQAMMSVQTKQQNDLMIALVSKLIEKK, from the exons ATGGATGCTCGCGCGAAAACCACAGCGAAGAAAACTAAATCGAT GAAGCCAATGACATGGAGTACTGTTCACGACGAAATGTTATGCCGAGAAATATTGGTTGTCGATCCATTTACTGGAACGAAAAAGGGCACGGTGGCAAGAGGAACTAGGTGGGAAGAGGTCGCcgaaaacttaaacaaaattcaGCAAATTTACTTTAAAGTCGACAAGCGGGCTGTCCGAGATCGTTACAACCTACTTTCAAAAGAGTTGAGAAATAAgttgaaaagagaagaaaaagaaagtggaaTCGAAACTGATATGACAGAAGTTGAAATGGCACTAGAGGAACTGATTGAGAAAGAAGATGCAGCCGAGACCGAGCAGAAATTTGTTGAGAACCAGAAGAAAGTCAAGGACAGTCAAGACAGGGAAAATGCCGAGAGTGTTCGAAAGAAGGCTATGGAGAGACTGGGGCAAACGCAGAAAAGGAAGGCAGATGAGGGTGAAaacgaaggaaaaaagaagaagaaaagatcGAGCGGTAGTGACACGCTGAACtttctgagagaaaaaaatgaacaggTACAGGAAATGCAAAAACAGGAGTTGGAGTTAAAAAGACAACAGCTGGAGGTCGAGTCAAGGAAGCAAGAAAACTTCATGCAGATGATGCTGAatcagcagcaacaacaacaaaggcaaATGCAGGATTTTCAGGCGATGATGAGTGTCCAGACAAAACAGCAGAATGATTTGATGATAGCCCTTGTTTCTAAGTTAatagagaagaaataa
- the LOC140953734 gene encoding uncharacterized protein, which translates to MVSVLHANLISCRVGFVLSCFYKSNFSCSLSRRERYNLEIASPCQIQLIKPSSRAFKRKQGLVSDSDHNSEEDSDEYDDDDDDDDDDYTEEVLREFTGLNVTVIRNKKWRDCKKSETKSELAELDRKTRKLLTIHGALHPRSNVSRLYLPRREGGRGLISVEDAINFEERNINVYVCQSQERLLKAAWKRKNVNEIETPKEYKEKMKRKRTEDWSGKQLHGQFKRETDDLSGGSWEWIRTGELEKETKGLIFAAQDQALRTNAVKARIENQNVSSKCRMCGNHDETVQHILCSCPKLAQTEYKKRHDVVGRVIHWEVCKEYGVECSDKWYEHSPKSVEENEEGKVLWDFTIQTDHEIHHKRLDIVIQKKKPKETIIVDVGVPGDSNILQKETEKCEKYQDLAREIQRIWKSRTKVVQVVVGALGSVSKKLAGHLEQLGIKNRTRTMQKSALLGSAHILRKVLEV; encoded by the exons aTGGTTTCAGTTCTCCACGCGAACCTTATTAGTTGCCGAGTTGGGtttgtgcttagttgcttttacaagagcaacttTAGTTGTTCTTTATCGCGGCGAGAACGGTACAACCTTGAAATAGCATCGCCTTGCCAGATCCAGTTG ATCAAGCCATCTTCCAGAGCATTTAAAAGGAAACAAGGACTTGTTAGCGATAGTGATCATAATAGTGAGGAAGATAGTGATGAATacgatgacgacgatgacgatgacgatgatgactaTA CTGAGGAAGTCCTCCGTGAGTTCACAGGGCTTAACGTGACGGTGATAAGGAATAAAAAG TGGAGGGATTGTAAAAAGAGTGAGACAAAGAGTGAGCTTGCTGAATTGGATCGTAAGACCAGGAAACTATTAACCATCCATGGCGCTCTTCACCCCAGGTCCAATGTAAGCCGCTTGTACTTACCAAGAAGAGAAGGAGGGCGTGGACTAATTAGTGTTGAGGATGCCATtaattttgaagaaagaaatatCAATGTCTACGTCTGCCAGAGCCAGGAACGGTTGTTGAAAGCTGCATGGAAGAGGAAGAATGTCAATGAAATTGAAACGCCAAAGGAATATAAGGAAAAGATGAAGAGGAAGAGAACTGAGGACTGGTCTGGAAAGCAGCTGCATGGGCAGTTCAAGAGAGAGACAGATGACCTATCTGGTGGGTCTTGGGAGTGGATAAGAACTGGTGAACTGGAGAAGGAGACAAAAGGGCTTATTTTTGCCGCGCAAGATCAGGCACTAAGAACAAACGCCGTAAAAGCCAGAATCGAAAACCAAAATGTATCATCTAAATGCAGAATGTGTGGTAACCACGATGAAACTGTGCAGCATATTTTGTGTAGTTGCCCCAAGCTTGCGCAGACAGAATATAAAAAGAGGCATGATGTTGTTGGGCGGGTCATTCATTGGGAGGTGTGCAAGGAATATGGAGTTGAGTGCAGTGACAAATGGTATGAGCATTCCCCCAAAAGCGTAGAAGAGAATGAGGAGGGTAAAGTGTTGTGGGACTTTACCATCCAAACAGACCATGAAATCCATCACAAGAGGCTAGACAttgtaattcagaaaaagaAGCCAAAGGAAACAATCATTGTGGACGTAGGTGTTCCCGGAGATAGTAATATACTgcagaaagaaactgaaaagtgtGAAAAGTACCAAGACCTGGCAAGAGAGATTCAAAGGATCTGGAAATCAAGGACAAAAGTGGTGCAAGTGGTTGTAGGTGCATTGGGTTCAGTGTCAAAGAAGCTGGCAGGCCACTTGGAGCAACTAGGAATTAAGAACCGAACAAGAACGATGCAAAAGTCGGCACTCCTCGGATCGGCACATATCCTCAGAAAAGTGCTGGAAGTCTGA
- the LOC140953735 gene encoding oncoprotein-induced transcript 3 protein-like produces MDINAICSFSCPQGYKLEGPSSTQCGLRGVWTEDDTVICIDINECEVLNGGCSHKCVNTEGDFKCECPDPELSLSSDRRTCYAPGVMVQCKSENMTITIPKSLLLGMDREHLRLLDTSCKATETSTHFSLTTPLTGCNTTSRHTPTAIVYSNAVLEIPVAAQGVVTRVREIEIKFQCFYSKYGVVSSFGWKPSDKKLVFSDKMKGNFTLSLDMFPDKTFESPYLRNDFPVAVVLRKLLFFEVSVTTHDKQLSIRAERCYATPTQDRDNSLKYEFIKEECPIDPTVQYYPLPSVSVQRFSLEAFKFIADHPFVFVHCHVIVCNATDAVSKCARSCPAAGRLRRDVNPKANDVYSLAKGPIHLQRIRSEERQSTGLERLGAWKNMIGTWKDTGSSWTGSIPYNDAQWHYGPARLWTTPVNSDQYGNDL; encoded by the exons ATGGATATCAACGCAATATGCTCGTTTTCATGCCCACAGGGATACAAGCTGGAAGGCCCGTCTTCTACACAATGCGGATTACGTGGCGTGTGGACCGAAGATGACACGGTTATATGTATCG ACATTAACGAGTGTGAGGTGCTAAATGGAGGTTGCAGTCATAAGTGTGTAAACACAGAGGGAGATTTCAAATGTGAATGTCCTGACCCCGAACTGAGCTTATCATCGGACAGAAGGACCTGTTATG CCCCAGGCGTTATGGTACAGTGTAAGAGTGAAAATATGACCATCACAATACCGAAGTCCCTCCTTCTTGGTATGGACCGTGAGCATCTTCGACTCCTGGACACCAGTTGCAAAGCTACAGAGACGAGCACTCACTTCTCACTCACAACACCGCTGACTGGCTGTAACACAACAAGCAGGCACACGCCCACAGCTATCGTCTATTCCAACGCAGTTTTGGAAATTCCTGTGGCCGCTCAAGGTGTCGTGACCCGAGTTCGTGAAATCGAAATAAAATTCCAGTGTTTCTACTCTAAATACGGCGTGGTGTCCTCATTTGGTTGGAAGCCGAGTGATAAGAAGCTTGTTTTTAGCGACAAAATGAAAGGAAACTTTACGCTCTCTCTAGATATGTTTCCTGACAAGACATTCGAGAGTCCGTACTTGAGAAACGACTTTCCTGTGGCTGtggttctgcgcaagcttctctTTTTTGAGGTGTCCGTCACAACGCATGACAAGCAGCTGTCAATCAGAGCAGAGCGCTGTTATGCTACTCCCACCCAAGATCGCGATAATTCCTTGAAGTACGAGTTCATCAAAGAAGA ATGCCCGATTGACCCAACTGTACAGTATTATCCTCTGCCTTCAGTTAGTGTTCAGCGGTTTAGTTTGGAAGCCTTCAAGTTCATTGCAGATCATCCCTTTGTTTTTGTCCATTGTCACGTGATTGTCTGCAATGCTACAGATGCCGTTTCAAAATGCGCTAGAAGTTGTCCAGCAGCTGGCCGGCTAAGACGTGATGTGAATCCCAAAGCAAATGACGTCTACTCCCTGGCCAAGGGTCCAATCCATCTGCAACGTATAAGGAGCGAGGAAAGACAGAGCACTGGCCTCGAAAGGCTTG GAGCCTGGAAAAATATGATCGGTACGTGGAAAGACACCGGGTCATCATGGACTGGAAGTATTCCTTACAATGATGCTCAATGGCATTATGGACCAGCAAGACTTTGGACCACGCCTGTGAATTCTGATCAGTATGGTAACGACCTCTAA